A single region of the Streptomyces virginiae genome encodes:
- a CDS encoding aldehyde dehydrogenase (NADP(+)), with amino-acid sequence MTTTSVWSVDPRTGKQREQVAVEATPQEVDEAVRAAHAARGALADATVRAAFLRAAAALLDESAAHVIEAADAETALGPGRLTGELARTTGQLRAFADAVDAGAYLDVRIDRADPTLSPPRPELRRYKIPLGVVAVYAASNFPLAFSVPGGDTASALAAGCPVVVKAHPDHPATSELCASLLRRAAVATGLPAEVVSVVHGFDAGLELIRHPLVAAAGFTGSIRGGRALFDAAAARPVPIPFHGELGSLNPVVVTPAAAAERAEEIGAGLAGSVTLGVGQFCVKPGLVLIPEGVDGDRVTGELTKALGETEPGVLLDHRMRENFVSGVRERAALPGVDAPVTPGSGGEHTVGAGYLTVRAGQLLEGGGYDVLLEECFGPVTVVVRYADQDEVGAVLGLLGGNLSATLQLSAAETEGAPGPAAELIGQVTGLAGRIVVNGWPTGVAVAPAQHHGGPYPAATSHSTSVGGTAIERWLRPVAYQSVPDALLPAELRESNPLGLPRQVTGG; translated from the coding sequence ATGACAACGACTTCAGTCTGGAGTGTGGACCCCCGCACCGGGAAGCAGCGCGAACAGGTTGCGGTGGAGGCCACACCGCAGGAGGTGGACGAAGCGGTACGGGCCGCCCACGCCGCCCGCGGCGCACTCGCCGACGCCACCGTCCGCGCCGCCTTCCTGCGCGCCGCCGCCGCGCTCCTGGACGAGTCGGCCGCCCACGTGATCGAGGCCGCCGACGCCGAGACCGCGCTCGGCCCGGGCCGGCTCACCGGCGAACTGGCCCGCACCACCGGCCAGCTGCGCGCCTTCGCCGACGCCGTGGACGCCGGGGCCTACCTCGACGTCCGGATCGACCGCGCCGATCCCACCCTCAGCCCGCCGCGCCCCGAGCTGCGCCGCTACAAGATCCCGCTCGGCGTGGTCGCGGTCTACGCCGCCTCCAACTTCCCGCTCGCCTTCTCCGTCCCCGGCGGCGACACCGCGAGCGCGCTGGCCGCCGGCTGCCCGGTGGTCGTCAAGGCGCACCCCGACCACCCCGCCACCTCCGAGCTGTGCGCCTCGCTGCTGCGCCGGGCCGCGGTCGCCACCGGGCTCCCGGCCGAAGTGGTGAGCGTGGTCCACGGGTTCGACGCCGGCCTGGAGCTGATCCGCCACCCCCTGGTGGCCGCCGCCGGATTCACCGGTTCCATCCGGGGCGGGCGGGCCCTGTTCGACGCGGCCGCCGCCCGGCCCGTGCCCATCCCCTTCCACGGTGAACTGGGCTCCCTCAACCCCGTCGTGGTCACCCCGGCCGCCGCCGCCGAACGCGCCGAGGAGATCGGCGCCGGGCTCGCGGGCTCGGTCACCCTCGGCGTCGGGCAGTTCTGCGTGAAGCCCGGCCTGGTGCTGATCCCCGAGGGCGTGGACGGCGACCGGGTCACCGGCGAGCTCACCAAGGCGCTCGGGGAGACCGAGCCGGGGGTGCTGCTCGACCACCGGATGCGGGAGAACTTCGTCTCCGGGGTACGCGAACGGGCCGCTCTGCCCGGCGTCGACGCACCCGTGACCCCCGGTTCCGGCGGGGAGCACACCGTCGGGGCGGGCTACCTGACGGTGCGGGCCGGGCAGCTCCTGGAGGGCGGCGGGTACGACGTCCTCCTGGAGGAGTGCTTCGGTCCGGTCACCGTCGTCGTGCGGTACGCCGACCAGGACGAGGTGGGCGCGGTCCTCGGGCTCCTCGGCGGGAATCTGAGCGCCACCCTCCAGCTGTCGGCCGCCGAGACCGAGGGCGCGCCGGGCCCGGCCGCCGAGCTGATCGGGCAGGTCACCGGGCTGGCGGGGCGGATCGTGGTCAACGGCTGGCCGACCGGGGTGGCGGTGGCCCCGGCCCAACACCACGGAGGCCCCTACCCGGCGGCCACCTCGCACTCCACCTCGGTCGGCGGTACCGCGATCGAGCGCTGGCTGCGGCCGGTGGCCTACCAGTCCGTGCCGGACGCGCTCCTTCCGGCAGAGCTGCGCGAGTCCAACCCGCTGGGTCTGCCGCGCCAGGTCACCGGGGGCTGA
- a CDS encoding TerD family protein produces MTPGSNLPLNAVRVTVDVAAPVRLDVSALLLTADGKVRSDADFIFFNQPTGPGVSYRSGGGATPDSITVDTGAVPPGIERIVVTASPDAAGQTFQGIEPTATVRNADGGAVIAGFTPPQLGTETALVVVEIYLRGGVWKVRAVGQGYANGLAGIATDFGVSVDEEPAAPQAVAAPPAPPAPAAPQAPPASYPPSPWLGGATQPAAPAPAAPVAPPAPAAPAPGAGKINLDKGRVSLQKNQTVSLVKGGRPLLSQVKMGLGWEPAFRGKDIDLDASVIAYGPQRNHIDSCYFGKLSILGGAVKHSGDNLTGEGAGDDEVIVVDLGRIPADATGLVFTVNSFSGQKFTEVAKAYCRLIDAASGEELVRFDLTGAEPQTGVMMAKLIKQFSGEWEMTAMGDFVKSRTVRGMVKPAAQAL; encoded by the coding sequence ATGACCCCTGGATCCAACCTGCCGCTCAATGCCGTCCGTGTGACGGTCGACGTGGCTGCGCCGGTGCGTCTCGACGTATCGGCCCTGCTCCTGACGGCGGACGGCAAGGTGCGCTCCGACGCCGACTTCATCTTCTTCAACCAGCCCACCGGGCCCGGTGTCAGCTACCGGTCCGGCGGCGGTGCGACGCCGGACTCGATCACCGTGGACACCGGCGCCGTGCCCCCGGGCATCGAGCGGATCGTGGTCACGGCCAGCCCGGACGCCGCCGGGCAGACCTTCCAGGGCATCGAGCCCACCGCCACCGTGCGCAACGCCGACGGCGGCGCGGTGATCGCCGGCTTCACCCCGCCGCAGCTGGGCACCGAGACGGCGCTCGTCGTCGTCGAGATCTACCTGCGCGGCGGTGTGTGGAAGGTGCGCGCGGTCGGCCAGGGGTACGCGAACGGCCTGGCCGGCATCGCCACCGACTTCGGAGTCTCCGTGGACGAGGAGCCCGCGGCGCCCCAGGCCGTGGCCGCCCCGCCCGCGCCCCCGGCGCCCGCCGCTCCCCAGGCCCCGCCCGCCTCCTACCCGCCCTCCCCCTGGCTCGGCGGCGCCACCCAGCCCGCGGCTCCCGCCCCGGCCGCCCCCGTCGCGCCCCCCGCACCGGCGGCCCCCGCCCCCGGCGCCGGGAAGATCAACCTCGACAAGGGCCGGGTCAGCCTCCAGAAGAACCAGACCGTCTCCCTCGTCAAGGGCGGCCGCCCGCTGCTCTCGCAGGTCAAGATGGGTCTCGGCTGGGAGCCCGCCTTCCGCGGCAAGGACATCGACCTCGACGCCTCCGTCATCGCGTACGGCCCCCAGCGCAACCACATCGACAGCTGCTACTTCGGCAAGTTGTCCATCCTCGGCGGCGCCGTCAAGCACTCCGGTGACAACCTCACCGGTGAGGGCGCCGGCGACGACGAGGTGATCGTCGTGGACCTCGGCCGGATCCCCGCCGACGCCACCGGCCTGGTCTTCACGGTCAATTCCTTCTCCGGCCAGAAGTTCACCGAGGTGGCCAAGGCCTACTGCCGGCTCATCGACGCGGCGAGCGGTGAGGAGCTGGTGCGCTTCGACCTGACGGGCGCCGAGCCCCAGACCGGCGTGATGATGGCCAAGCTGATCAAGCAGTTCTCCGGCGAGTGGGAGATGACCGCCATGGGCGACTTTGTGAAGTCGCGCACAGTGCGCGGCATGGTCAAGCCCGCCGCACAGGCACTCTGA
- a CDS encoding DsbA family oxidoreductase, whose translation MRVEIWSDIACPWCYIGKARFTKGLAEFAHRDEVEVVFRSFELDPGGAKGVTAPVVEMLAKKYGRTLDEARGMEEHVAASARAEGLTYLTEGRDHGNTFDIHRLLHLAAARGRQEELLDLAYRANFGEERSVFDPEVLIALAVEAGLDEAEARAVLADDSAYADEVRADEREAAELGANAVPFFVLDRRYGISGGQPAEVFTRALEQAWAGREALEPAAAAEACEPDGACAVPQA comes from the coding sequence ATGCGCGTCGAGATCTGGAGCGACATCGCTTGTCCCTGGTGCTACATCGGTAAGGCCCGTTTCACCAAGGGCCTGGCCGAGTTCGCTCACCGAGACGAGGTGGAGGTCGTCTTCCGGTCCTTCGAGCTCGACCCGGGTGGGGCGAAGGGCGTCACCGCTCCCGTCGTGGAGATGCTCGCCAAGAAGTACGGCCGCACCCTCGACGAGGCGCGCGGCATGGAGGAGCACGTCGCCGCGAGCGCCCGCGCGGAGGGGCTCACCTACCTCACCGAGGGCCGCGACCACGGCAACACCTTCGACATCCACCGACTGCTGCACCTGGCCGCCGCCCGCGGCCGCCAGGAGGAGCTGCTCGACCTCGCCTACCGCGCCAACTTCGGCGAGGAGCGCTCCGTCTTCGACCCCGAGGTGCTGATCGCCCTGGCCGTCGAGGCCGGACTGGACGAGGCCGAGGCCCGCGCCGTCCTCGCCGACGACTCCGCCTACGCCGACGAGGTCCGCGCCGACGAGCGCGAGGCCGCCGAGCTGGGTGCGAACGCCGTCCCGTTCTTCGTCCTCGACCGCCGCTACGGCATCTCCGGCGGGCAGCCGGCCGAGGTGTTCACCCGGGCCCTGGAGCAGGCGTGGGCCGGGCGCGAGGCCCTGGAGCCGGCCGCGGCCGCCGAGGCCTGCGAGCCCGACGGCGCGTGCGCGGTCCCGCAGGCGTAG
- a CDS encoding response regulator transcription factor, whose protein sequence is MTAAPVPATTPGTTSVPRPPLRIVLCDDERMVRTALRVILEAEPDLEVVGEAATGAEAVPLVRSLAPDVVLMDVRMPEIDGIRATEQILATMAEPPRIVVVTTFENDAYVYDALRAGAVGFLLKRADPDELIGAVRLVARGDSLLFPAAVRSLAAAHTAGAPPTDAPWVARLTEREADVLRLMATGLSNHEMSERLGVGPQTVKTHVAAVLTKTGSRDRTQAVIAAYEGGFIMKKR, encoded by the coding sequence ATGACCGCCGCGCCCGTACCCGCGACCACTCCCGGGACCACTTCCGTGCCGCGGCCGCCGCTGCGCATCGTGCTCTGCGACGACGAGCGGATGGTGCGCACCGCGCTGCGGGTCATCCTGGAGGCCGAGCCCGACCTGGAGGTCGTCGGCGAGGCGGCCACCGGGGCCGAGGCGGTGCCGCTGGTCCGCTCACTCGCGCCCGACGTGGTGCTCATGGACGTCCGGATGCCCGAGATCGACGGCATCCGGGCCACCGAGCAGATCCTCGCCACCATGGCCGAGCCGCCCCGGATCGTGGTCGTCACCACCTTCGAGAACGACGCCTACGTCTACGACGCGCTCCGGGCGGGAGCCGTCGGTTTCCTCCTCAAGCGGGCCGACCCCGACGAGCTGATCGGCGCGGTCCGGCTCGTCGCCCGAGGCGACTCGCTGCTCTTCCCGGCCGCCGTCCGCTCCCTCGCCGCCGCCCACACGGCCGGGGCCCCGCCCACCGACGCGCCCTGGGTGGCCCGACTCACCGAGCGCGAGGCCGACGTACTGCGTCTGATGGCCACCGGGCTGTCCAACCACGAGATGAGCGAGCGCCTCGGGGTCGGTCCGCAGACCGTCAAGACCCACGTCGCGGCGGTCCTCACCAAGACCGGCTCCCGCGACCGTACGCAGGCGGTCATCGCGGCCTACGAGGGAGGCTTCATCATGAAGAAACGCTGA
- a CDS encoding IclR family transcriptional regulator produces MTTAESGIPVQAAPVKSAVRTVLLLEHFAARPGLHSLADIQNDLSLPKSSLYMLLRTLVNLGWVETDATGTRYGIGVRALLVGSSYIDGDEVVAAARPTLDRLSDDTTETIHLARLDGTSVVYLATRQSQHYLRPFTRVGRRLPVHSTALGKALLATHTDQEVRGLLPRRLEAVTEHTLTDREQLIEELALVREQGYAVDREENTLGLRCFGVAVPYRTPARDAVSCSVPVARLTGEHEQLIKAALFEARDRLSVVTRRM; encoded by the coding sequence ATGACGACGGCCGAGTCGGGTATTCCGGTTCAGGCGGCGCCGGTCAAATCGGCGGTTCGGACCGTCCTGCTGCTGGAGCATTTCGCTGCGCGACCGGGCCTGCACAGCCTGGCCGACATCCAGAACGACCTCTCGCTGCCGAAGTCCAGCCTCTACATGCTGCTGCGGACGCTGGTGAACCTGGGGTGGGTGGAGACGGACGCGACGGGCACCCGGTACGGCATCGGCGTACGGGCCCTGCTGGTCGGCAGCTCGTACATCGACGGCGACGAGGTGGTCGCCGCCGCCCGGCCCACCCTGGACCGGCTCTCCGACGACACGACGGAGACCATCCACCTGGCCCGGCTGGACGGGACGAGCGTGGTCTACCTCGCCACCCGGCAGTCCCAGCACTACCTGCGTCCCTTCACCCGGGTCGGGCGGCGGCTGCCCGTGCACTCGACGGCGTTGGGCAAGGCCCTGCTGGCCACGCACACGGACCAGGAGGTGCGCGGGCTGCTGCCGCGGCGGTTGGAGGCGGTCACCGAACACACCCTCACCGACCGGGAGCAGCTGATCGAGGAGCTGGCGCTGGTGCGGGAGCAGGGGTACGCGGTGGACCGGGAGGAGAACACGCTCGGGTTGCGCTGCTTCGGGGTGGCCGTGCCGTACCGGACGCCGGCGCGGGACGCGGTGAGCTGCTCGGTGCCGGTGGCCCGGCTGACGGGGGAGCACGAGCAACTCATCAAGGCGGCGCTGTTCGAGGCGCGGGACCGGCTGTCGGTGGTGACGCGCCGCATGTGA
- a CDS encoding peptidoglycan D,D-transpeptidase FtsI family protein: protein MNKTIRRASVFCLLLVLALLVRVTWVQAYQGQALAEDKHNRRNLIAQYENPLGNIIVGGEAITGSEKTGGKDFGYKRTYVDGPLYAPITGYSSQAYGTTLLEGIYKNILNGSDSRLRTVMDMLTNKRASPGNVLTTIDKDVQKATYDALQGKQGAAVAMDPKTGEILAVVNNPSFDPGSIAGANDKAAWDALSADKGKAMENVALRKPQAPGSTFKLVTLAAAIENGLVTDIDRQTGIADPYTIPGTRTPLPSEAGSAACNNVSVRTALRLSCNNVFAELASKLGQDKMRATAEKLGFNVQIDTPVRTNPPSKYPSKKMSIDQVAQTGIGQFDVQATPLQMAMVTAAIENGGKLVAPHLVSEVTDSGGDVLESFKNPKSQQVMGERTASMIRDAMRTVATEGGGKPAQVSGAEVGGKTGTAQRGVNNSLAPLAWFTSYGKSNGKQIAVAVVIENSDTDRSEIGGGKLAAPIAQKMMAAWLKK, encoded by the coding sequence ATGAACAAGACGATCAGGCGTGCGTCGGTCTTCTGTCTGCTTCTGGTGCTGGCCCTGCTGGTCCGCGTCACCTGGGTGCAGGCATACCAAGGCCAGGCCCTCGCAGAAGACAAGCACAACCGCCGGAATCTCATCGCGCAGTACGAGAACCCGCTGGGCAACATCATCGTGGGCGGGGAGGCGATCACCGGCTCGGAGAAGACGGGCGGCAAGGACTTCGGTTACAAGCGGACGTACGTCGACGGCCCGCTGTACGCGCCCATCACGGGCTACAGCTCACAGGCCTACGGCACCACCCTGCTGGAGGGCATCTACAAGAACATCCTCAACGGCTCCGACAGCCGACTGAGGACCGTCATGGACATGCTCACCAACAAGCGGGCCTCCCCCGGCAACGTCCTGACCACCATCGACAAGGACGTCCAGAAGGCCACCTACGACGCGCTCCAGGGCAAGCAGGGCGCGGCCGTGGCCATGGACCCCAAGACCGGTGAGATCCTCGCCGTGGTGAACAACCCCTCCTTCGACCCGGGCAGCATCGCCGGCGCCAACGACAAGGCGGCCTGGGACGCGCTCTCCGCGGACAAGGGCAAGGCCATGGAGAACGTGGCGCTGCGCAAGCCCCAGGCACCCGGCTCCACCTTCAAACTGGTCACCCTCGCCGCGGCGATCGAGAACGGACTCGTCACCGACATCGACCGGCAGACCGGGATCGCCGACCCGTACACGATCCCCGGCACCCGCACCCCCCTACCCAGCGAAGCCGGCTCCGCGGCCTGCAACAACGTCTCGGTGCGCACCGCCCTGCGGCTGTCCTGCAACAACGTCTTCGCCGAGCTCGCCTCGAAGCTGGGCCAGGACAAGATGCGGGCGACGGCCGAGAAGCTCGGTTTCAACGTGCAGATCGACACCCCGGTCCGCACCAACCCGCCCAGCAAGTACCCGTCGAAGAAGATGTCGATCGACCAGGTCGCGCAGACCGGTATCGGCCAGTTCGACGTGCAGGCCACCCCGCTCCAGATGGCGATGGTGACGGCCGCGATCGAGAACGGCGGCAAGCTCGTCGCCCCGCACCTGGTCTCCGAGGTCACCGACTCGGGAGGCGACGTGCTGGAGAGCTTCAAGAACCCGAAGTCCCAGCAGGTCATGGGAGAGCGGACCGCCTCGATGATCCGCGACGCCATGCGTACGGTCGCCACCGAGGGCGGCGGCAAGCCGGCCCAGGTGTCCGGCGCCGAGGTCGGCGGCAAGACCGGTACCGCCCAGCGCGGTGTCAACAACAGCCTCGCGCCGCTGGCCTGGTTCACCTCCTACGGCAAGTCGAACGGCAAGCAGATCGCGGTGGCCGTGGTGATCGAGAACTCCGACACCGACCGTTCCGAGATCGGCGGCGGGAAGCTGGCCGCCCCCATCGCCCAGAAGATGATGGCGGCCTGGCTGAAGAAGTAG
- a CDS encoding sensor histidine kinase, whose translation MPYFLLTEVVVGVAAGGVNALNSGSLTLLSYAASLPLVAVTALFGPVRPMSVAAVRAMCDVPGDGLADGPAHSWAARARASAWWTLHLGTGALISALTLAVPPMAVLLIAVPVVGRMRDMELGYGWFGTHADPYVAPLLGIGLLAGLTLCAVGAGRLLAAMAPVLLGPTAADRLAAAEERAADLAVRNRLARELHDAVGHALSAVTLQAAAARRMLERDPDFVREALAAIEDTTRRTVGELDAVLGLLRDGDPARPDTAPAPTLAADLDGLLSRTRAAGTTVTAHQDPGPAGDWTALPAIASREAYRIVQEGLTNALRHGAGPVDLRIRVQAGPDTAHRELEIVMTNPPAVPAEDRETRTTGGRGLRGSAERAALLGGSVEAGPHGDRWRLRAVLPLTGEAR comes from the coding sequence ATGCCGTACTTCCTCCTCACGGAGGTCGTGGTCGGTGTCGCCGCGGGCGGGGTCAACGCCCTCAACTCCGGCTCGCTCACCCTCCTGTCCTACGCCGCCTCCCTGCCCCTCGTCGCCGTCACCGCGCTGTTCGGGCCGGTCCGGCCGATGTCCGTGGCCGCCGTACGGGCCATGTGCGACGTGCCGGGGGACGGGTTGGCCGACGGGCCCGCGCACTCCTGGGCCGCGCGAGCGCGGGCCTCGGCCTGGTGGACCCTGCACCTGGGGACCGGCGCGCTGATCAGCGCGTTGACCCTCGCGGTGCCGCCCATGGCGGTCCTGCTGATCGCGGTGCCCGTCGTGGGGCGGATGCGGGACATGGAGCTGGGGTACGGCTGGTTCGGCACGCACGCCGATCCGTACGTCGCCCCGCTGCTCGGCATCGGGCTGCTGGCCGGGCTCACCCTGTGCGCGGTCGGCGCCGGGCGGCTGCTGGCCGCGATGGCGCCCGTCCTGCTCGGGCCCACGGCGGCGGACCGGCTGGCCGCGGCCGAGGAGCGGGCCGCCGACCTGGCGGTGCGCAACCGGCTGGCACGGGAGCTGCACGACGCGGTCGGGCACGCCCTGAGCGCCGTCACCCTCCAGGCCGCCGCGGCCCGGCGGATGCTGGAGCGCGACCCCGACTTCGTACGCGAGGCGCTGGCCGCGATCGAGGACACCACGCGGCGGACGGTGGGCGAGCTCGACGCCGTGCTGGGCCTGCTGCGGGACGGGGACCCGGCCCGGCCGGACACCGCACCCGCACCCACCCTCGCCGCCGACCTCGACGGGCTGCTGTCCCGCACCCGGGCCGCCGGCACCACCGTCACCGCGCACCAGGACCCCGGACCCGCCGGGGACTGGACCGCCCTCCCGGCGATCGCCTCCCGCGAGGCGTACCGGATCGTCCAGGAGGGCCTCACCAACGCCCTGCGGCACGGGGCGGGCCCGGTGGATCTGCGGATCCGCGTCCAGGCCGGCCCCGACACCGCACATCGTGAACTGGAGATCGTCATGACCAATCCGCCGGCGGTCCCCGCCGAGGACCGGGAGACCCGTACCACCGGAGGCCGCGGACTGCGCGGCTCCGCGGAGCGGGCCGCACTGCTCGGCGGCAGCGTCGAAGCCGGCCCGCACGGGGACCGGTGGCGACTGCGGGCCGTCCTGCCGCTCACCGGGGAAGCCCGATGA
- a CDS encoding GNAT family N-acetyltransferase, translating into MIRAALPADVPAIAALHARARATYYQGHIPEQAYPGDAELQRTREGWSRALARDAAEGEVLCAEQDGELTGVAAFRTRDGETTLTQLHVDPVHWRRGTGAALHAACLDAWRRAGIRRVRLEVYEHNLRAQAFYATQGWLEDPTAPRSGSHRTLWLRVDQVSVPSGE; encoded by the coding sequence ATGATCAGAGCCGCGCTCCCCGCCGACGTCCCCGCGATCGCCGCCCTGCACGCCCGGGCCCGCGCCACCTACTACCAGGGCCACATCCCCGAGCAGGCCTACCCGGGCGACGCCGAGCTCCAGCGGACCCGCGAGGGCTGGTCGCGGGCCCTCGCCCGGGACGCCGCCGAGGGCGAGGTGCTCTGCGCCGAGCAGGACGGCGAGCTCACCGGGGTCGCCGCGTTCCGCACGCGGGACGGCGAGACCACCCTCACCCAGCTCCACGTCGACCCCGTCCACTGGCGCCGCGGCACCGGAGCCGCCCTGCACGCCGCCTGCCTCGACGCATGGCGGCGGGCCGGAATCCGCCGGGTCCGCCTGGAGGTCTACGAGCACAACCTCCGCGCCCAGGCCTTCTACGCCACCCAGGGCTGGCTCGAGGACCCGACGGCCCCCCGCTCGGGCTCCCACCGGACCCTCTGGTTGCGGGTGGACCAGGTGTCGGTGCCGTCCGGGGAATGA
- a CDS encoding alkaline phosphatase PhoX — MAGAGVALSGTVGALATAPGALAAEDSTDRDAHGRPCEPGYGPLVPDPAGLLALPAGFRYRVITHSGVTELDSGETTPSNHDGTAAFEGHRGVTLLVNNHELKGKRESWARPVPLAEGLVYDPAAAGGCTVVEVRRGGEVAEWVGIAGTSTNCAGGATPWNTWLTCEENSDLAGKNGMTKDHGYVFEVDPHDRRANRDPRPIKAFGRYDHEAVVIDPRQGHAYLTEDASGPNGLLYRWTPPRGFHHGRGKLRTLAADAGVLQAAKCIDSSGRFVDDLSRATKIGTVYGVDWVDVPDRDARTVPVRKQFADGVVTRGRKLEGMWWADGGAYFVSSYAREESPGAAHDGQVWFYDPKRRTIRLTVLIGVNADPSVDGGYDGPDNITVSPYGGLIIAEDGSGLQHLFGATESGRTYPLARNELNNGSAEEPEYSEFTGVCFSPDGRTLYANIQDPGIMLAITGPWRRGH; from the coding sequence ATCGCCGGCGCGGGAGTCGCGCTCAGCGGGACGGTCGGCGCGCTCGCCACCGCCCCCGGGGCGCTCGCCGCCGAGGACAGCACCGATCGCGACGCGCACGGGCGGCCCTGTGAGCCCGGCTACGGCCCGCTCGTCCCCGACCCGGCCGGACTGCTGGCCCTGCCCGCCGGGTTCAGGTACCGCGTCATCACGCACAGCGGGGTCACCGAGCTGGACTCCGGCGAGACCACGCCGTCCAACCACGACGGGACCGCCGCCTTCGAGGGCCACCGCGGAGTCACCCTCCTCGTCAACAACCACGAACTCAAGGGCAAGCGGGAGAGCTGGGCCCGCCCCGTCCCCCTCGCCGAGGGACTGGTCTACGACCCGGCGGCGGCCGGCGGGTGCACGGTCGTCGAGGTCCGGCGCGGCGGCGAGGTCGCCGAATGGGTGGGCATCGCCGGTACGTCGACCAACTGCGCGGGCGGCGCCACCCCCTGGAACACCTGGCTGACCTGCGAGGAGAACTCGGACCTCGCCGGAAAGAACGGGATGACGAAGGACCACGGCTACGTCTTCGAGGTCGACCCGCACGACCGGCGCGCCAACCGCGACCCGCGGCCGATCAAGGCCTTCGGGCGCTACGACCACGAGGCCGTGGTCATCGACCCGCGCCAGGGGCACGCCTACCTGACCGAGGACGCCTCCGGCCCCAACGGGCTGCTGTACCGCTGGACCCCGCCCCGCGGCTTCCACCACGGGCGCGGCAAGCTCCGTACGCTCGCGGCCGACGCCGGCGTGCTCCAGGCCGCCAAGTGCATCGACAGCTCCGGCCGGTTCGTCGACGACCTCTCGCGCGCCACGAAGATCGGCACCGTGTACGGGGTCGACTGGGTGGACGTGCCCGACCGCGACGCCCGGACCGTACCGGTGCGCAAGCAGTTCGCGGACGGCGTGGTGACGCGCGGGCGCAAGCTGGAGGGCATGTGGTGGGCGGACGGCGGCGCGTACTTCGTCTCGTCCTACGCCCGTGAGGAGAGCCCGGGCGCGGCCCACGACGGTCAGGTCTGGTTCTACGACCCCAAGCGGCGCACGATCCGGCTCACCGTCCTCATCGGGGTCAACGCGGACCCGTCGGTCGACGGCGGCTACGACGGCCCCGACAACATCACCGTCTCGCCGTACGGCGGTCTGATCATCGCGGAGGACGGCTCGGGGCTGCAGCACCTGTTCGGTGCGACGGAGTCGGGACGCACCTACCCGCTGGCGCGCAACGAGCTGAACAACGGGTCGGCGGAGGAGCCGGAGTACTCCGAATTCACCGGTGTCTGCTTCTCGCCGGACGGGCGCACGCTGTACGCCAACATCCAGGACCCGGGGATCATGCTGGCCATCACCGGGCCGTGGCGGCGCGGGCACTGA